A genome region from Leguminivora glycinivorella isolate SPB_JAAS2020 chromosome 13, LegGlyc_1.1, whole genome shotgun sequence includes the following:
- the LOC125232556 gene encoding uncharacterized protein LOC125232556 isoform X2 — translation MGDEEDNNNKKKKKNASKYNYTFGDFYPPRHKICDGGCLGQPGMPVPTKMGWLWNAHDVPGLKPAKGWQPGRIGKSVAKLMVFKTARAGMDGKKDKKKKKRKPGQKYVGGGDSEPDEPLEPKPTLKVQRKGDTFTIQVNPLKDLTEISPNEDPYVDCDPLIFKIIKKRSPEEQAKVEARKMVKLKKQRDAQIRKALAEAVEDICKCAYMDVYCNDLSAIDKVIDSCPAFKEPDCICQEESLSSLSSNATWDIEYTPPFGCFDLAPRKRKHYVHVETQYTKADAGIVDPPKSKCTRCSSGAASKARKPRKRCCCMTPCR, via the exons ATGGGAGACGAGgaggataataataataagaagaaaaagaaaaatgCATCAAAATACAACTACACATTTGGAGACTTTTATCCAC CACGGCATAAGATCTGCGATGGAGGGTGCCTTGGACAACCGGGTATGCCGGTGCCCACCAAGATGGGCTGGCTTTGGAACGCTCATGACGTACCTGGCCTTAAG CCAGCGAAAGGATGGCAACCTGGCCGCATCGGTAAAAGCGTAGCCAAGCTTATGGTCTTCAAAACTGCCCGGGCAGGAATGGATGGAAAGAAAGATAAGAAGAAAAAGAAGCGGAAACCTGGCCAGAAATACGTTGGGGGAGGAGATTCAGAGCCTGATGAACCTTTGGAACCGAAGCCTACCCTGAAAGTGCAGCGCAAAggagacacttttactattcaG GTGAACCCATTGAAAGATTTGACAGAAATTTCTCCAAACGAGGACCCCTACGTGGATTGCGACCCGTTAATTTTCAAAATCATCAAAAAACGCAGCCCTGAGGAGCAGGCCAAGGTAGAGGCGCGCAAAATGGTCAAACTAAAGAAACAGCGTGACGCGCAAATTAGAAAGGCTCTTGCCGAAGCAGTTGAGGATATCTGCAAGTGTGCGTACATGGACGTTTACTGCAACGACTTAAGCGCCATAGACAAAGTCATAGACAGTTGTCCGGCATTCAAGGAGCCTGACTGCATCTGCCAAGAGGAGTCTCTTAGCTCTTTATCCAGCAATGCGACTTGGGACATCGAATATACTCCGCCTTTCGGCTGCTTCGATTTAGCTCCGAGAAAGAGGAAACATTATGTCCATGTGGAAACACAGTACACGAAAGCTGATGCGGGGATAGTCGATCCTCCAAAATCTAAGTGCACGAGATGCTCTTCAGGTGCGGCGTCTAAAGCGAGGAAACCTAGAAAACGGTGTTGTTGTATGACACCATGTCGTTAA
- the LOC125232556 gene encoding uncharacterized protein LOC125232556 isoform X1, which translates to MEQLYLIEFMIDRVAIFVSEDNESKSAENKLIIKVAFGPKNQFIIKEQQMAQNPKVEDDIIECDENGHRKWSRIFRVGKSFLFPSYPDTVLNILEKFPLELEVWTDDENEIKEFVGIGTMFWEKDFYQLLKDSAEPCRLYPPLSIKQRTKLMDECCCRQVGEIDFILRISALGESITTEFQQLMEDPDSFVFRTNRAPSMFKCRRVEGDDPNFTMIGSLYETTTLEDPDVINNAQKKIEVCTELQSCGQKIDADLRCEHEKKSKKREYPIDKIKMGDIRGPCGNTNCALAHKVRCYIRNLDAYKQKAGSLPNKDTSNITKKVCGACDCKDDRYHREECPDKVPGQTALCQACGGNAMPGHTCKEQEDKMENCMKPNNPKDSKKDKDAAAVAYVLSVPTFKEANQKIDYAYYQYLNTKESMSLTEKRVSSCGCGCSKGCASAVPPKESTYNSLSVPNMQSLNNKKSSRTIGSNTQFVYNVSVTQDKQLCLDIPDDKDCKCNPPVPTPSCKTFDCVCLTEALNVAARKKHKAYCPLYRHKNNCPVTRMIEDEEKAEEDEEAVEPLPYGLPPIKLGPCPVIGRPCSVPDGFARMYKTAAQPPLPPSYSDTGKVCCSKEFERIKAAIREYMKYEKERDMRCVNTFNVDTERRCCDKEQVLLSQMGKSCCGVHKLALHEKYKEEKK; encoded by the coding sequence ATGGAGCAATTGTACCTGATTGAGTTTATGATAGACCGAGTGGCGATATTTGTATCTGAAGACAACGAATCAAAAAGCGCAGAAAACAAGCTCATAATTAAAGTTGCATTTGGGCCTAAGAACCAGTTTATCATCAAAGAACAGCAAATGGCCCAGAATCCAAAAGTTGAAGATGACATCATTGAATGTGATGAGAACGGGCATAGAAAATGGTCCAGAATATTCAGAGTAGGCAAGTCTTTCTTATTTCCTAGCTACCCCGATACCGTACTTAATATCTTAGAAAAGTTTCCACTTGAACTGGAAGTCTGGACCgatgatgaaaatgaaataaaagagTTCGTTGGAATTGGCACAATGTTCTGGGAAAAGGATTTTTACCAGTTACTAAAAGACTCTGCTGAACCCTGTAGACTCTATCCACCTCTGAGTATCAAACAACGCACCAAACTCATGGATGAGTGTTGTTGTAGGCAGGTTGGGGAAATCGATTTTATTCTTAGAATAAGTGCTCTAGGTGAATCGATTACCACAGAATTCCAGCAACTAATGGAAGATCCAGACAGCTTCGTATTTAGAACCAATAGAGCTCCTAGCATGTTTAAATGTAGACGTGTAGAAGGCGATGATCCTAACTTTACTATGATTGGAAGTCTCTACGAGACTACAACGTTAGAAGATCCAGATGTGATTAATAATGCCCAGAAGAAAATTGAAGTGTGCACAGAACTGCAAAGCTGTGGACAAAAAATTGACGCGGATCTTCGTTGTGAACATGAAAAGAAATCTAAGAAAAGGGAATATCCTATTGATAAAATCAAAATGGGAGACATTAGAGGTCCATGTGGTAATACTAATTGTGCGCTTGCTCATAAAGTAAGATGTTATATCAGAAATCTCGATGCATATAAACAAAAAGCTGGTTCATTACCAAATAAAGACACTTCGAATATAACGAAAAAAGTCTGCGGTGCTTGTGACTGTAAAGATGATCGCTATCACCGAGAAGAGTGTCCTGATAAGGTTCCGGGCCAGACAGCTCTGTGCCAGGCTTGCGGCGGTAACGCTATGCCAGGTCACACATGTAAGGAACAGGAAGACAAAATGGAAAACTGCATGAAGCCCAATAACCCTAAAGATTCCAAGAAGGACAAGGATGCTGCGGCAGTCGCTTACGTGCTAAGCGTACCGACGTTTAAAGAGGCGAATCAAAAAATAGACTATGCTTACTATCAATATTTAAACACGAAAGAAAGCATGTCATTGACTGAAAAAAGAGTAAGTTCCTGCGGTTGTGGCTGCAGTAAAGGATGTGCAAGTGCTGTGCCTCCAAAAGAATCTACGTACAATTCATTAAGCGTGCCTAATATGCAATCATTAAATAATAAGAAATCTTCACGCACTATAGGGTCCAACACTCAATTTGTATACAATGTGAGTGTAACCCAAGACAAACAACTTTGTCTGGACATTCCTGATGACAAGGATTGCAAGTGCAACCCACCAGTACCCACTCCGTCGTGCAAAACCTTTGATTGCGTCTGTTTAACTGAGGCATTGAATGTAGCGGCCAGGAAGAAGCATAAAGCGTATTGCCCTTTGTATAGACACAAAAATAATTGTCCTGTGACGAGGATGATAGAAGACGAGGAAAAGGCTGAAGAAGATGAGGAAGCAGTAGAGCCGTTGCCATACGGTTTGCCTCCGATCAAACTTGGTCCTTGCCCCGTCATAGGCCGACCATGCTCAGTTCCAGATGGCTTTGCAAGGATGTACAAAACAGCTGCTCAGCCACCACTTCCCCCGAGTTACAGTGACACTGGAAAAGTATGTTGTTCTAAAGAATTTGAAAGAATTAAGGCTGCTATAAGAGAATACATGAAATATGAGAAAGAGAGAGACATGCGGTGCGTAAACACGTTTAATGTGGACACAGAGAGAAGGTGTTGTGACAAAGAACAGGTTCTCCTGTCGCAGATGGGCAAAAGCTGCTGCGGAGTGCACAAGCTAGCTTTACATGAGAAGTACAAAGAAGAGAAAAAGTAG